In a single window of the Micromonospora inositola genome:
- a CDS encoding alpha/beta hydrolase family esterase produces the protein MRRTMAVLTGLCLLILGAACGDERGHTRATPSPPPSVVTERPAAGDHRLALRHDGTDRAYLLHAPPGYDPATPLPLVIVLHFYPGDGEAMRQMVGLDAKADREQALVAYPDGRYGGFNALICCGSSDDVGFLKALTAHLVETWRADPDRVYLTGISNGGDMSFRAAVEAEGLFAAIGVVSGGYSGPRTAAENYVPKHPVSVITFIGGQDVYAAIFTEGVRTWQRRLGCRPAPGQRPMSSTRISRTDARCPDGSDVTVYTIPEMGHSWPGAASGQLAAPRAGVVATDLIWAFFAAHPRRA, from the coding sequence GTGCGGCGGACGATGGCGGTGCTGACGGGACTCTGCCTGCTCATCCTCGGCGCGGCGTGCGGTGATGAGCGGGGGCATACCCGGGCGACTCCGTCCCCGCCCCCGTCGGTCGTGACCGAGCGGCCGGCGGCCGGCGACCATCGGTTGGCCCTGCGACACGACGGGACGGACCGCGCCTACCTCCTGCACGCCCCGCCCGGCTACGACCCGGCCACGCCGCTCCCGCTGGTGATCGTGCTGCACTTCTACCCCGGCGACGGGGAGGCGATGCGCCAGATGGTGGGCCTGGACGCCAAGGCCGACCGGGAACAGGCGCTCGTCGCCTACCCGGACGGCCGGTACGGCGGCTTCAACGCCCTGATCTGCTGCGGATCGTCGGACGACGTCGGGTTCCTCAAGGCGCTCACCGCGCACCTGGTCGAGACGTGGCGGGCCGACCCGGACCGGGTCTACCTCACCGGCATCTCCAACGGCGGTGACATGAGTTTTCGGGCCGCGGTCGAGGCCGAGGGACTGTTCGCGGCGATCGGCGTGGTCAGCGGCGGCTACAGCGGGCCGCGGACGGCCGCCGAGAACTACGTGCCGAAACACCCGGTCTCGGTCATCACCTTCATCGGCGGTCAGGACGTCTACGCCGCCATTTTCACCGAGGGCGTGCGGACCTGGCAGCGGCGGCTGGGCTGCCGGCCGGCGCCCGGACAGCGGCCCATGTCGTCCACCCGGATCTCCCGGACCGACGCACGCTGCCCGGACGGCAGCGACGTCACCGTCTACACGATCCCGGAAATGGGTCATTCGTGGCCCGGAGCGGCCTCCGGTCAGCTCGCCGCGCCGCGGGCGGGTGTGGTGGCCACCGACCTCATCTGGGCCTTCTTCGCCGCCCACCCCAGGCGGGCCTGA
- a CDS encoding amino-acid N-acetyltransferase yields the protein MSGAEIVVRRARTGDVRGIRRLVDTYTDDRRLLSKATVTLYEDVQEFRVAVVPDGTVVGCGALHVMWEDLAEIRTVAVDPACRGRRLGHRIVGELIDAARELGVARIFVLTFETRFFGSFGFRAIDGAPVPHPVYEQLLRSYDEGVAEFLDLERVKPNTLGNTRMLLRL from the coding sequence GTGAGCGGGGCCGAGATCGTCGTCCGCCGGGCCCGGACGGGTGACGTACGCGGGATCCGGCGGCTGGTCGACACCTACACCGATGACCGGCGGCTGCTCAGCAAGGCCACCGTCACCCTCTACGAGGACGTGCAGGAGTTCCGGGTCGCGGTGGTGCCCGACGGCACCGTGGTCGGCTGCGGCGCGCTGCACGTGATGTGGGAGGACCTGGCCGAGATCCGCACCGTCGCGGTGGACCCGGCCTGTCGGGGCCGCAGGCTCGGCCACCGGATCGTCGGCGAGCTGATCGACGCGGCCCGGGAGCTGGGCGTGGCCCGGATCTTCGTGCTCACGTTCGAGACGCGATTCTTCGGCTCGTTCGGCTTTCGGGCGATCGACGGCGCGCCGGTGCCCCACCCGGTCTACGAGCAGCTGCTGCGCTCGTACGACGAGGGTGTCGCCGAGTTCCTCGACCTGGAACGGGTCAAGCCGAACACGCTCGGCAACACCCGAATGCTGCTGCGCCTGTGA
- a CDS encoding DUF501 domain-containing protein, producing MTVVPPQDPAAGSVPPPERQPATEADLAAVAAQLGRPPRGTRAVAHRCPCGLPDVVETTPRLADGTPFPTLFYLTCPRATAACSRLESAGLMKEMADRLATDPELAARYRAAHEDYLTRREAIGEVPEITGISAGGMPGRVKCLHVHLGHALGAGPGVNPFGDETLALVEKWWTAGPCVDVPAEE from the coding sequence GTGACCGTCGTACCACCGCAGGACCCGGCGGCGGGTTCCGTACCCCCGCCGGAGCGGCAACCGGCCACCGAGGCCGACCTGGCCGCGGTGGCCGCGCAGCTCGGACGCCCGCCCCGGGGCACCCGCGCGGTGGCCCACCGCTGCCCCTGCGGCCTGCCCGACGTGGTGGAGACGACGCCCCGGCTGGCCGACGGCACGCCCTTCCCGACGCTGTTCTACCTGACCTGCCCCCGGGCGACGGCGGCGTGCAGCCGGCTGGAGTCGGCCGGGCTGATGAAGGAGATGGCCGACCGGCTGGCCACCGACCCGGAGCTGGCCGCCCGCTACCGGGCGGCGCACGAGGACTACCTGACCCGCCGGGAGGCGATCGGCGAGGTGCCGGAGATCACCGGCATCTCGGCCGGCGGCATGCCCGGCCGGGTGAAGTGCCTGCACGTGCACCTGGGGCACGCGCTCGGCGCCGGGCCGGGGGTCAACCCGTTCGGGGACGAGACCCTCGCCCTGGTGGAGAAGTGGTGGACCGCCGGTCCGTGCGTGGACGTCCCGGCGGAAGAGTGA
- a CDS encoding FtsB family cell division protein, translating to MQQRRTPGGQRPARRPGQAGRTGAPRARSSVREGGVRAEPRGAAGRSPGTARGADGVRSASRPAAARRTAAGGSVKRLSAPHPRRFTGRATVLFAVLIALALAYTYPVRVYLDQQADIERMEASQADQRRLIEDLSAEAAKWQDPAYIETQARERFFMGKPGETLLVVLSDPEGAAKDAGKGAKPGPPKAPDPWYDTLWSSVQAANAERPDK from the coding sequence ATGCAGCAGCGCCGCACACCGGGTGGTCAGCGGCCCGCCCGTCGGCCGGGTCAGGCCGGCCGGACGGGCGCGCCCCGGGCCCGGTCGTCGGTCCGCGAGGGTGGCGTCCGCGCCGAGCCGCGCGGCGCCGCCGGCCGGTCGCCCGGCACGGCCCGCGGCGCGGACGGCGTACGCTCCGCGAGCCGGCCCGCCGCCGCCCGGCGGACGGCCGCCGGCGGCAGCGTCAAGCGGCTCTCCGCACCCCACCCCCGGCGCTTCACCGGGCGGGCCACCGTGCTCTTCGCGGTGTTGATCGCGCTCGCCCTGGCGTACACCTATCCGGTCCGGGTGTACCTGGACCAGCAGGCCGACATCGAGCGGATGGAGGCGTCCCAGGCCGATCAGCGCCGGCTGATCGAGGACCTCTCCGCCGAGGCGGCCAAGTGGCAGGACCCGGCGTACATCGAGACGCAGGCCCGGGAGCGGTTCTTCATGGGCAAGCCGGGGGAGACGCTGCTGGTGGTGCTCTCCGACCCGGAGGGCGCCGCCAAGGACGCCGGCAAGGGCGCGAAGCCGGGGCCGCCGAAGGCGCCGGATCCCTGGTACGACACGCTGTGGTCGAGCGTGCAGGCGGCCAACGCCGAGCGCCCCGACAAGTGA